One genomic window of Streptomyces sp. WP-1 includes the following:
- a CDS encoding non-ribosomal peptide synthetase — protein sequence MTTPPAPADRLLPLTGAQSGIWNAQRLEPDSPYYVVGDVVEISGGERPIDPQALAEAVRATTEEAESLRLRVYDTPSGPRQTVSDTPVELPRIIDVGGASDPTAAAAALVEAERARAAEHCRAMVDRPLYEPVVIRLSDREVWYTQLGHHLVFDGYSGAMVARRTAAHYTALVRGTEPPRRTFGTLADVVAADREYRESERAAADRAYWVDRFTPLPDLDDVRTFAGPSGRSLSARTRLTPEQTARLREFADREKATWGEALIACYAAFLHRMLGRTDVVFALPLMCRTASAELRTPVMAVNVLPLRVDVHGGDDFGELTRRVAAALRETRRHQRYRGEDLPRDLKVPGAGALLHGRGINLKAFDLALDFDGATGLMRNVAGGPPEDMGLAVLPTPDGGLHLGFEVDARDNDQESVDGKLAGFRALLTGLLDGRTVARVPMGGADGEVPAPWTPAALPGTPLLVPDAFDAMAAAAAAGDTALVCGTDRLSAGELAGRVHRLARALRARGIGPDDVVALALPRSADLVTALLAVLDAGAAFLPLDTAYPPQRLRALVEDARPALVVTSGAVDGLPWDTLLAEAAPLSTAPLAPGELAAPRHPEHLAYVIHTSGSAGRPKGVLGRAGGLAALLHHQRAAVVAETERATGRRLRVAHTYSFAFDSAFDHLVWLLCGHELHVYDAETVRDADALLAAYARDGIDVVDTTPSMAAALVDGGLLDLRPALLVLGGEATPPALWQRIVASGVGARNMYGPTEATVDSTTAPVTGDAPTIGRPLAGTRAYVLDHALHPVPPGAVGELYLAGPHLARGYLGMPGTSAERFVADPYGAPGERMYRTGDLARWVPGRGLDYLGRADGQVKVRGHRVETGEVEAALAALPGVTAAAAAVRSSRLVGYVVSATVTADVVRARLAETLPEHLVPAAVVVLDALPLTPNGKLDRAALPAPVSAGGGREPRTEPERLLCAALAEVFEVERVGVDDDFFTLGGDSISAITVSSRLRALGLELRPRDLLARRTFASLAAFAVPAEATDEPADDPTGPVTAPPIVRDLLDAHPDLDVVAGYAQWTALRVPELTLETLDMGVRAILDRHDALRLRAGEDGLEILPRGAVPAVVTEVHGADAATVARQLADELDPRRGDLLRAALLRTGPDAPDEVVLVVHHLAMDGVSWRIVIPDLHAACTGGTLPPAGASWRRHATLLAEQGAAGTRRDELGHWRTALASATRLGTRPLDRTKDTVSTAHRSVTTASPAVTEALLTTLPAAYRAGVDEILLAALVLALREWGAEGDAVTVTLEGHGREHLDLARTVGWFTSEYPVRVPAAGDPGDVLRAAKEAKRGVPGQGLGYGVLRHLDPAGAELAAVPPPDVLLNYLGRFAPLTGTGWRLPEEDAFSVLEPGAKALEQVLALNCFVHEGDEPRLAVEWTAATGVLGAEAVAALHTAWDRALELLADHARHATGGLTPSDLPLVGLDQDTIRALERSGPVEDVWPATPLQVGLSFHTLVRDDPDTDVYVVQAVTTLEGELDPERMARAARELLRRNPSLRVHLAQTGDEVVQVVPAEVTLEWRRDDDFERAVQAELARPFDPSGPPLIRFLLSRVGPAEHRLVITNHHALLDGWSMPLVGRTLLGIYAELGGGPQVPPAADVREYYRWLAGRDREASLAAWREALDGVDGATRLAPATAGTSVERPGRIAIDLGPDFSERLRAFARDRGVTLTTVLQTAWGLLLGRLTGRDDVVFGCPVSGRPAEVDGVAGMIGQLGTTIPVRVRHTQDTTVRELLAQVHSESVALADHHYVGLPGIQRIAGAGELFDTMLVMENFPLSDRARTPLAPGLDLAAVDITDATHYALTVIVLPGDTLTIGLGYQPSAFDEPTVRDHGRRLHHLLREIVADPARPVLALPLLDEAERERMLRTGTGARPVRERGPWLAEFASWVRRKPDAEALVCRDRALTYAELDREANRLAHALIRRGVRPQDPVAVFLGRDIEMTVALFGVAKAGAVYVPMDASYPQDRLAYMLDDIAPAAAVTTGAELPTARDIPVLRLDDPDTLAGMPGTDPAGARASLTEDALAYVIYTSGTTGRPKGVGVTHRGVPDLIALQEDVVQVTEHDRYLHFASTGFDVAFWQTMVPLLSGGTSVIAPEEVRVPGDELLDYIVEHRVTGVNLLPSFLAAMPDDRTVDPDVFFVVGAERLDPELARRWGEGRRALFNAYGPTEVTINSVTWKYDPADPGPLPIGRPDPNVRAYVLDRGLHPVGTGVTGELYLAGPSLARGYLGRPDLTAAAFVADPFGPPGERMYRTGDLVRWRADGHLVFLGRADHQIKIRGFRVELGEIESALTRHPDVRACAVVLREGRLVGYVIPVDGAECDTARIREHLAAGLPDHMVPTALVVLDRLPLGPGGKLDTAALPAPDTATAGRREPATPAEAVLLGVFRDILGSDDIGPDDDFFAIGGDSIVSLQVVSRARRQGLGLTARDVFEGATVAGIAARARALTEDRAPAVGDAPLTPLMRDLLRRAGTAADGFCQWVEVCVPPGGDEHSWRTVFDKVLARHDVLRAHLVADALRIPPAGAVTGADVLVRVPVAPDLTAEGLRALADEWTAETRAALDPRTGPLLRAIWLDTGAARPGRLVLIAHHLLVDGVSWRILLDDVRHAYDGGTPARHGLSFLAWARTLRAADRGAELPHWQRMTATEALAARPLDPARDTVATAAHHEIALDADTTRALTTALPAALRSTPDAPLLAALVRAVRAWRGTPRLLVALESHGRPADADLSQTVGWFTAVHPVLLDADDDPKAVAERLRAQGDGLGHGILTTAGLLDPVAPEIAWNYLGRYAGAPDTETAWQAPPDADPLGSGGTDGMPLPHALMVNALVREDRLGIRLTWPGALFTGAEIERLAEHLRSALLDVAAAPEIGSLDAGRQIAEVQPLTPLQEVMLRHSRTERPDPYTVQSAFSLTGSLDIEALRGAGADLLARHPNLGAVFPADLALVPKSPEPDFRVSDGPAEEVLAADLAEPFDLSTGPLVRLTVIRHDPRRFDLVLTSHHVLSDGWSAPRILTELFALYTARLRGEEADLPAPVPFGDYLAWRAAHEPDLGVWADELAGLPEGDYLGAGEPGPAWQEPEVITFEAPLVDRLTRLAARRGLTRSTLVQGAWAVLLARRSGHPDVCFGAMVACRPPELEGVEEIVGLLANTVPVRARLTGTFADTLTALQTRQRALVEHHHVALSDLERVTGRRRLFDSLVVFENYPVDRDRLREPAPGLTLTGTRFREATHHPVTLTVMPDGDTWTGVLAHRSAAAADGLAEELLDLLRHLEDHLDRDVRTLLERR from the coding sequence TTGACCACCCCACCCGCCCCCGCGGACCGACTGCTACCCCTGACCGGCGCCCAGTCGGGCATCTGGAACGCGCAACGTCTGGAACCGGACTCGCCGTACTACGTGGTCGGGGACGTGGTGGAGATATCCGGCGGCGAGCGGCCGATCGACCCGCAGGCGCTCGCCGAGGCCGTCCGGGCGACCACCGAGGAGGCCGAGAGCCTGCGCCTGCGGGTGTACGACACCCCCTCGGGCCCGCGCCAGACGGTCAGCGACACCCCGGTGGAGCTGCCCCGGATCATCGACGTCGGCGGCGCGAGCGACCCCACGGCCGCGGCCGCCGCCCTCGTCGAGGCCGAGCGGGCCCGCGCGGCCGAGCACTGCCGCGCGATGGTGGACCGGCCGCTGTACGAGCCCGTCGTCATCCGGCTCTCCGACCGGGAGGTCTGGTACACCCAGCTGGGCCACCACCTGGTCTTCGACGGCTACAGCGGAGCCATGGTGGCCCGCCGCACCGCCGCCCACTACACCGCCCTGGTGCGGGGGACCGAACCGCCGCGCCGCACCTTCGGGACGCTCGCCGACGTCGTCGCCGCGGACCGTGAGTACCGGGAGAGCGAGCGCGCGGCGGCCGACCGCGCCTACTGGGTGGACCGGTTCACCCCGCTGCCCGACCTGGACGACGTGCGCACCTTTGCCGGCCCCTCCGGCCGCTCGCTGAGCGCCCGCACCCGCCTCACCCCCGAACAGACCGCCCGGCTGCGCGAGTTCGCCGACCGGGAGAAGGCCACCTGGGGCGAGGCGCTGATCGCCTGCTACGCCGCCTTCCTGCACCGCATGCTGGGCCGCACCGACGTGGTCTTCGCGCTGCCGCTGATGTGCCGGACCGCCTCCGCCGAACTGCGCACCCCGGTCATGGCCGTCAATGTGCTGCCGCTGCGGGTGGACGTGCACGGCGGGGACGACTTCGGCGAGCTGACCCGCCGGGTCGCCGCCGCGCTGCGCGAGACGCGCCGGCACCAGCGCTACCGGGGCGAGGACCTGCCGCGCGACCTCAAGGTGCCCGGCGCGGGCGCGCTGCTGCACGGCCGCGGCATCAACCTCAAGGCGTTCGACCTGGCACTGGACTTCGACGGGGCGACGGGCCTGATGCGCAATGTCGCGGGCGGCCCGCCCGAGGACATGGGCCTCGCGGTGCTCCCCACCCCCGACGGCGGACTGCACCTCGGCTTCGAGGTGGACGCCCGCGACAACGACCAGGAGAGCGTCGACGGCAAACTGGCCGGATTCCGCGCGCTGCTGACCGGCCTGCTCGACGGACGGACCGTGGCCCGCGTCCCCATGGGCGGTGCCGACGGCGAGGTCCCGGCCCCCTGGACGCCCGCGGCCCTGCCCGGCACGCCGCTCCTCGTGCCGGACGCGTTCGACGCCATGGCCGCCGCGGCCGCCGCCGGTGACACCGCCCTCGTCTGCGGCACGGACCGGCTGTCCGCCGGTGAACTGGCGGGCCGGGTCCACCGGTTGGCCCGCGCGCTGCGGGCCCGGGGCATCGGACCCGACGACGTCGTGGCCCTCGCGCTGCCCCGCTCCGCCGACCTGGTCACCGCGCTGCTCGCGGTCCTGGACGCGGGCGCGGCCTTCCTCCCCCTGGACACCGCCTACCCGCCCCAGCGGCTGCGCGCCCTCGTCGAGGACGCCCGCCCGGCCCTGGTGGTCACCTCCGGCGCGGTCGACGGCCTCCCCTGGGACACCCTGCTCGCCGAGGCCGCGCCGCTGTCCACCGCACCGCTGGCACCGGGCGAACTGGCCGCGCCCCGCCACCCGGAGCACCTGGCCTACGTCATCCACACCTCCGGTTCCGCCGGACGCCCCAAGGGCGTGCTCGGCCGGGCGGGCGGCCTGGCGGCGCTGCTGCACCACCAGCGCGCCGCGGTCGTCGCCGAGACGGAGCGCGCCACGGGCCGCCGCCTGCGCGTCGCCCACACCTACTCGTTCGCCTTCGACTCGGCCTTCGACCACCTCGTATGGCTGCTGTGCGGACACGAACTCCACGTCTACGACGCCGAGACCGTCCGCGACGCCGACGCGCTGCTCGCGGCGTACGCCCGGGACGGCATCGATGTCGTCGACACCACGCCCTCGATGGCGGCGGCCCTGGTCGACGGGGGACTGCTCGACCTGCGCCCGGCCCTGCTCGTCCTCGGCGGCGAGGCCACACCCCCGGCGCTGTGGCAGCGGATCGTGGCCTCCGGCGTCGGCGCCCGCAACATGTACGGGCCGACCGAGGCGACCGTGGACAGCACCACCGCGCCCGTCACCGGGGACGCGCCCACCATCGGCCGGCCGCTCGCCGGCACCCGCGCCTACGTCCTGGACCACGCCCTGCACCCGGTGCCGCCGGGCGCGGTGGGCGAGCTGTACCTGGCGGGCCCGCACCTGGCCCGCGGCTACCTCGGCATGCCCGGTACGAGTGCCGAGCGTTTCGTCGCCGACCCGTACGGGGCGCCCGGGGAGCGGATGTACCGCACCGGCGACCTGGCCCGCTGGGTCCCCGGGCGCGGCCTGGACTACCTGGGCCGTGCCGACGGCCAGGTGAAGGTGCGCGGCCACCGGGTGGAGACCGGCGAGGTCGAGGCCGCGCTGGCCGCGCTGCCCGGAGTCACCGCCGCTGCCGCCGCCGTACGCTCCTCCCGGCTGGTCGGCTACGTCGTGTCCGCCACCGTCACCGCCGACGTGGTGCGCGCCCGGCTGGCCGAGACGCTGCCCGAACACCTCGTACCCGCCGCCGTGGTGGTGCTCGACGCGCTGCCCCTCACCCCCAACGGCAAGCTCGACCGCGCCGCGCTGCCCGCACCCGTCAGTGCGGGCGGCGGCCGGGAGCCCCGCACCGAGCCGGAACGCCTGCTGTGCGCGGCGCTCGCCGAGGTGTTCGAGGTCGAACGGGTCGGTGTGGACGACGACTTCTTCACCCTCGGCGGGGACAGCATCTCCGCGATCACGGTCAGCAGCAGGCTGCGCGCGCTGGGCCTCGAACTGCGGCCCCGGGACCTGCTGGCCCGCCGCACCTTCGCCTCCCTCGCCGCCTTTGCCGTACCCGCCGAGGCGACGGACGAACCGGCCGACGACCCGACCGGGCCCGTCACCGCGCCGCCCATCGTGCGCGACCTGCTCGATGCCCACCCGGACCTCGACGTGGTCGCCGGATACGCCCAGTGGACGGCCCTGCGCGTCCCCGAACTCACCCTGGAAACCCTGGACATGGGGGTCCGGGCGATCCTCGACCGGCATGACGCGCTGCGGCTGCGGGCCGGCGAGGACGGCCTGGAGATCCTGCCCCGGGGCGCGGTGCCCGCCGTCGTCACCGAGGTCCACGGCGCGGACGCCGCCACGGTCGCCCGTCAGCTGGCGGACGAACTGGACCCGCGCCGCGGCGACCTGCTGCGGGCGGCCCTGCTCCGCACCGGCCCGGACGCCCCGGACGAGGTGGTCCTCGTCGTGCACCACCTCGCCATGGACGGCGTCTCCTGGCGGATCGTCATCCCCGATCTGCACGCGGCCTGCACGGGCGGCACCCTGCCGCCGGCCGGTGCCTCCTGGCGGCGGCACGCCACCCTCCTCGCCGAACAGGGCGCCGCCGGAACCCGGCGGGACGAACTCGGCCACTGGCGCACCGCCCTCGCCTCCGCGACCCGCCTCGGCACCCGGCCCCTGGACCGGACGAAGGACACGGTCTCGACCGCCCACCGCTCGGTCACCACCGCCTCCCCGGCCGTCACCGAGGCCCTGCTGACCACACTGCCCGCGGCCTACCGCGCAGGTGTCGACGAGATCCTGCTCGCGGCCCTGGTCCTGGCGCTGCGCGAGTGGGGCGCCGAGGGGGACGCGGTGACCGTCACCCTGGAGGGACACGGCCGCGAACACCTCGATCTCGCCCGCACCGTCGGCTGGTTCACCAGCGAGTACCCGGTGCGGGTACCGGCGGCCGGCGACCCGGGGGACGTGCTGCGGGCCGCCAAGGAGGCCAAGCGGGGCGTCCCCGGACAGGGACTCGGCTACGGCGTGCTCCGCCACCTGGACCCGGCGGGCGCCGAACTGGCCGCCGTACCGCCGCCGGACGTGCTGCTCAACTACCTCGGCCGCTTCGCGCCGTTGACCGGCACCGGATGGCGACTGCCCGAGGAGGACGCCTTCTCGGTGCTCGAACCCGGCGCCAAGGCCCTGGAACAGGTACTGGCCCTCAACTGCTTCGTCCACGAGGGGGACGAGCCCCGGCTCGCCGTCGAATGGACGGCCGCCACCGGCGTCCTCGGCGCCGAGGCGGTGGCCGCCCTGCACACGGCGTGGGACCGGGCCCTGGAACTGCTGGCCGACCACGCCCGGCACGCCACCGGCGGCCTGACCCCGTCCGACCTCCCGCTGGTCGGCCTCGACCAGGACACCATCCGGGCGCTGGAGCGCTCCGGCCCCGTCGAGGACGTGTGGCCCGCCACCCCGCTCCAGGTCGGACTGTCCTTCCACACCCTGGTCCGCGACGACCCGGACACCGATGTGTACGTCGTCCAGGCCGTCACCACCCTGGAGGGCGAACTCGACCCCGAGCGGATGGCGCGGGCCGCGCGGGAACTGCTGCGCCGCAACCCGTCGCTGCGCGTGCATCTGGCGCAGACGGGCGACGAGGTGGTGCAGGTGGTGCCCGCCGAGGTCACCCTGGAGTGGCGCCGCGACGACGACTTCGAGCGGGCCGTCCAGGCCGAACTGGCGCGCCCCTTCGACCCGTCCGGGCCGCCGCTGATCCGTTTCCTGCTCTCCCGCGTCGGCCCCGCCGAGCACAGACTGGTGATCACCAACCACCACGCGCTGCTGGACGGCTGGTCCATGCCGCTGGTCGGCCGCACCCTGCTCGGCATCTACGCCGAACTGGGCGGCGGACCGCAGGTGCCGCCCGCCGCCGACGTCCGCGAGTACTACCGCTGGCTGGCCGGCCGGGACCGCGAGGCGTCCCTGGCCGCGTGGCGCGAGGCACTCGACGGTGTCGACGGCGCCACCCGGCTGGCACCGGCGACGGCCGGGACCTCGGTCGAGCGGCCCGGCCGGATCGCCATCGACCTGGGCCCGGACTTCAGCGAACGGCTGCGCGCCTTCGCCCGCGACCGGGGCGTCACCCTGACCACGGTGCTCCAGACCGCGTGGGGCCTGCTCCTCGGCAGGCTCACCGGGCGCGACGACGTGGTGTTCGGCTGCCCGGTGTCCGGGCGGCCCGCCGAGGTGGACGGCGTGGCCGGCATGATCGGCCAGCTCGGCACCACCATCCCCGTGCGGGTGCGGCACACCCAGGACACGACCGTCCGGGAACTGCTGGCACAGGTGCACTCCGAGAGCGTCGCGCTGGCCGACCACCACTACGTCGGCCTGCCCGGCATCCAGCGGATCGCGGGCGCGGGTGAACTCTTCGACACCATGCTGGTGATGGAGAACTTCCCGCTCTCCGACCGCGCCCGCACCCCGCTGGCCCCCGGACTCGACCTGGCCGCGGTGGACATCACCGACGCCACCCACTACGCCCTCACCGTGATCGTGCTCCCCGGGGACACCCTCACCATCGGACTCGGCTACCAGCCCAGCGCCTTCGACGAGCCGACGGTGCGCGACCACGGCCGCCGCCTGCACCATCTGCTGCGCGAGATCGTCGCCGATCCCGCACGGCCCGTGCTCGCCCTGCCCCTGCTCGACGAGGCCGAGCGGGAGCGGATGCTGCGCACCGGCACCGGGGCCCGCCCGGTCCGTGAACGCGGCCCATGGCTGGCGGAGTTCGCCTCCTGGGTGCGCCGCAAGCCCGACGCCGAGGCCCTCGTCTGCCGCGACCGCGCCCTGACCTACGCGGAACTGGACCGGGAGGCCAACCGGCTCGCGCACGCGCTGATCCGGCGCGGCGTCCGGCCGCAGGACCCGGTCGCGGTGTTCCTCGGCCGGGACATCGAGATGACGGTGGCACTGTTCGGCGTGGCCAAGGCGGGCGCGGTGTACGTGCCGATGGACGCGAGCTACCCCCAAGACCGGCTGGCGTACATGCTGGACGACATCGCACCGGCCGCCGCCGTCACCACGGGCGCCGAACTGCCCACCGCCCGCGACATACCGGTGCTGCGCCTCGACGACCCGGACACCCTCGCCGGTATGCCCGGCACCGACCCGGCCGGGGCCCGCGCCAGTCTCACCGAGGACGCGCTCGCCTACGTCATCTACACCTCCGGCACCACCGGACGGCCCAAGGGCGTCGGCGTCACCCACCGCGGCGTACCCGACCTGATCGCCCTCCAGGAGGACGTCGTCCAGGTCACCGAGCACGACCGCTATCTGCACTTCGCCTCGACCGGCTTCGACGTGGCGTTCTGGCAGACCATGGTGCCGCTGCTGTCCGGAGGCACCTCCGTGATCGCCCCCGAGGAGGTACGCGTTCCCGGGGACGAACTGCTGGACTACATCGTCGAGCACCGGGTGACCGGCGTGAACCTGCTGCCGTCGTTCCTGGCGGCGATGCCCGACGACCGCACCGTCGACCCCGACGTGTTCTTCGTCGTCGGCGCCGAACGCCTCGATCCCGAACTGGCCCGGCGCTGGGGCGAGGGCCGGCGGGCGCTGTTCAACGCCTACGGCCCCACCGAGGTCACCATCAACTCCGTCACCTGGAAGTATGATCCGGCCGACCCCGGCCCGCTGCCGATCGGCCGCCCCGACCCCAACGTCCGCGCCTACGTCCTGGACCGCGGTCTGCACCCCGTGGGCACCGGTGTGACGGGCGAGCTGTACCTCGCCGGACCGAGCCTGGCGCGCGGTTACCTCGGCCGGCCCGACCTGACCGCCGCCGCGTTCGTGGCCGACCCCTTCGGGCCGCCCGGCGAACGCATGTACCGCACGGGCGACCTGGTGCGCTGGCGGGCGGACGGCCACCTGGTGTTCCTCGGCCGCGCCGACCACCAGATCAAGATCCGCGGCTTCCGGGTCGAACTGGGCGAGATCGAGTCCGCGCTGACCCGCCACCCCGACGTACGCGCCTGCGCGGTGGTCCTGCGCGAGGGACGGCTCGTCGGCTACGTCATCCCGGTCGACGGCGCCGAGTGCGACACCGCCCGGATCCGCGAGCACCTGGCCGCCGGGCTGCCGGACCACATGGTGCCCACCGCGCTGGTGGTCCTCGACCGGCTGCCGCTGGGCCCCGGCGGAAAGCTCGACACCGCCGCCCTGCCCGCCCCCGACACCGCGACCGCCGGCCGCCGCGAACCCGCCACCCCCGCGGAAGCGGTGCTGCTCGGTGTCTTCCGGGACATCCTCGGCAGCGACGACATCGGACCCGACGACGACTTCTTCGCGATCGGCGGGGACAGCATCGTCTCCCTCCAGGTGGTCTCCCGCGCCCGCCGCCAGGGACTCGGACTGACCGCGCGGGACGTGTTCGAGGGCGCCACGGTCGCCGGGATCGCCGCCCGCGCCCGGGCCCTCACCGAGGACCGCGCCCCGGCGGTCGGCGACGCCCCGCTGACCCCCCTCATGCGGGACCTGCTGCGCCGCGCGGGCACCGCCGCCGACGGCTTCTGCCAGTGGGTGGAGGTCTGCGTCCCGCCCGGCGGCGACGAGCACTCCTGGCGGACCGTGTTCGACAAGGTGCTGGCCCGCCATGACGTGCTGCGCGCCCATCTGGTCGCGGACGCGCTGCGCATCCCGCCGGCCGGTGCGGTGACCGGCGCCGATGTGCTGGTCCGGGTGCCGGTGGCGCCGGACCTCACGGCCGAGGGCCTGCGCGCCCTGGCCGACGAGTGGACCGCCGAGACCCGCGCCGCGCTGGACCCGCGCACCGGACCGCTGCTGCGCGCGATCTGGCTCGACACCGGAGCCGCACGGCCCGGCCGGCTCGTCCTGATCGCCCATCACCTCCTCGTGGACGGCGTCTCCTGGCGCATCCTGCTGGACGACGTGCGCCACGCGTACGACGGCGGCACCCCGGCCCGGCACGGGCTGTCCTTCCTGGCCTGGGCGCGCACGCTCCGCGCGGCCGACCGCGGCGCCGAACTGCCGCACTGGCAGCGGATGACCGCCACCGAGGCACTGGCGGCCCGGCCGCTGGACCCCGCCCGGGACACCGTGGCCACCGCAGCGCACCACGAGATCGCCCTCGACGCCGACACCACCCGGGCCCTGACGACGGCCCTGCCCGCGGCCCTGCGCAGCACACCGGACGCGCCCCTGCTCGCGGCGCTCGTCCGGGCCGTACGCGCCTGGCGCGGCACCCCCCGGCTGCTCGTCGCGCTGGAGAGCCACGGCCGCCCCGCCGACGCGGACCTCTCCCAGACCGTCGGCTGGTTCACCGCCGTCCACCCGGTGCTGCTCGACGCCGACGACGACCCGAAGGCGGTCGCCGAACGGCTGCGCGCCCAGGGCGACGGCCTCGGCCACGGCATCCTCACCACGGCCGGTCTGCTGGACCCGGTCGCACCCGAGATCGCCTGGAACTACCTCGGCCGCTACGCGGGCGCCCCGGACACCGAGACCGCCTGGCAGGCACCCCCGGACGCGGACCCGCTCGGCTCCGGCGGCACCGACGGCATGCCGCTGCCGCACGCGCTGATGGTCAACGCGCTGGTCCGCGAGGACCGGCTCGGCATCCGGCTGACCTGGCCCGGCGCGCTGTTCACCGGCGCCGAGATCGAGCGGCTGGCCGAACACCTGCGGAGCGCGCTGCTCGACGTCGCCGCCGCGCCGGAGATCGGCTCGCTCGACGCCGGCCGGCAGATCGCCGAGGTGCAGCCGCTGACGCCGTTGCAGGAGGTGATGCTGCGGCACTCGCGCACCGAGCGCCCCGACCCGTACACCGTGCAGTCGGCCTTCTCCCTCACCGGGTCCCTGGACATCGAGGCGCTGCGCGGCGCCGGCGCCGACCTGCTGGCCCGGCACCCGAACCTGGGCGCCGTGTTCCCGGCGGACCTCGCGCTCGTCCCGAAGTCCCCGGAACCGGACTTCCGGGTCTCCGACGGACCGGCCGAGGAGGTTCTCGCCGCCGACCTGGCGGAACCGTTCGACCTGAGCACGGGCCCGCTGGTCCGGCTGACCGTGATCCGCCACGACCCCCGGCGCTTCGACCTGGTCCTGACCAGCCATCATGTGCTCTCCGACGGCTGGTCGGCGCCCCGTATCCTCACCGAGCTGTTCGCCCTCTACACGGCACGGCTGCGCGGCGAGGAGGCGGATCTGCCCGCTCCCGTGCCGTTCGGCGACTACCTCGCCTGGCGCGCCGCCCACGAGCCCGACCTCGGCGTCTGGGCCGACGAACTGGCGGGCCTGCCCGAAGGGGACTACCTGGGCGCCGGTGAACCGGGCCCCGCCTGGCAGGAGCCCGAGGTGATCACCTTCGAGGCGCCGCTGGTGGACCGGCTCACCCGGCTCGCGGCCCGGCGCGGTCTGACCCGCAGCACCCTGGTGCAGGGCGCGTGGGCGGTGCTGCTCGCCCGGCGCTCCGGGCACCCGGACGTCTGCTTCGGCGCCATGGTCGCCTGCCGGCCCCCGGAGCTGGAGGGCGTCGAGGAGATCGTCGGACTGCTCGCCAACACCGTGCCCGTACGGGCCCGCCTGACGGGCACGTTCGCCGACACCCTCACCGCGCTCCAGACCCGCCAGCGGGCCCTGGTCGAACACCATCATGTGGCCCTGTCCGACCTGGAACGCGTCACCGGGCGGCGCAGGCTCTTCGACAGCCTCGTGGTGTTCGAGAACTACCCGGTGGACCGGGACCGGCTGCGCGAGCCCGCCCCCGGACTCACCCTCACGGGCACCCGCTTCCGCGAGGCCACCCACCACCCGGTGACCCTGACCGTCATGCCGGACGGCGACACCTGGACCGGTGTGCTCGCCCACCGCTCCGCGGCCGCCGCCGACGGACTCGCCGAGGAACTGCTCGACCTGCTGCGCCACCTGGAGGACCACCTCGACCGAGACGTCCGCACCCTCCTGGAGCGACGATGA
- a CDS encoding ABC transporter ATP-binding protein translates to MSARLTAREITLRYGDRVVATRLSLDIPDGAFTAVVGPNACGKSTLLRAFVRLLRPAEGHVELDGREVGSYPSKELARQVGFLPQDPLAPDDVKVRQLVARGRFPHQSLLSLWSESDERAVTEAMAAAGVLELAGRPVQELSGGQRQRVWIAMALAQQTPYLLLDEPTSFLDITHQYQLLRLLAQLRDQGRTVIAVLHDINQACRFADHLVAMRDGRVVAEGRPADIVDAALIKDVFDLPSVIVPDPVAATPMVVPTLQGE, encoded by the coding sequence ATGAGCGCACGCCTGACCGCGCGGGAGATCACCCTGCGCTACGGCGACCGGGTGGTGGCCACCCGGCTGAGCCTCGACATCCCCGACGGCGCGTTCACCGCGGTCGTGGGCCCCAACGCCTGCGGGAAGTCCACCCTGCTGCGCGCGTTCGTCCGGCTGCTGCGCCCCGCCGAGGGACACGTGGAACTCGACGGGCGCGAGGTCGGGTCGTACCCGTCCAAGGAACTGGCCCGCCAGGTCGGCTTCCTGCCCCAGGACCCGCTGGCCCCGGACGACGTCAAGGTCCGGCAACTGGTCGCCCGCGGCCGGTTCCCGCACCAGTCGCTGCTGTCCCTGTGGTCCGAGAGCGACGAGCGGGCCGTCACCGAGGCGATGGCCGCCGCCGGCGTCTTGGAACTGGCCGGCCGGCCCGTCCAGGAGCTGTCCGGCGGGCAGCGGCAGCGGGTCTGGATCGCCATGGCGCTCGCCCAGCAGACCCCGTATTTGCTGCTCGACGAACCCACGTCCTTCCTGGACATCACCCACCAGTACCAACTGCTGCGCCTGCTGGCCCAGCTGCGCGACCAGGGCCGCACCGTCATCGCCGTACTGCACGACATCAACCAGGCGTGCCGCTTCGCGGACCACCTGGTGGCCATGCGCGACGGACGGGTGGTGGCCGAGGGCAGGCCCGCGGACATCGTGGACGCCGCGCTGATCAAGGACGTCTTCGATCTGCCCAGCGTCATCGTGCCCGACCCGGTGGCCGCCACCCCGATGGTCGTCCCCACACTGCAAGGAGAGTGA